GTGCGCGAGCGACTGGAGGGGATGCTCACCGACGAACTCGACCGGCAGGAGGAGAACGCCCGCTCGGGGAGCAGCCGTGACGTCGACATCGAGGACGACGACATGGACGACATCAAGTCCCGTCTCAACGCGCTCGGGTACGCCGACGACGGGAACGTGTAGGACTGGGAGCCGAGCTCACTCCTCGTCGGTCGCGTCGGCCACCGCGTTCAATGCTTCCAGATACGCGTCCAGGCTGTGGCTGCGCGTGAACCGCTCGACGTCGGCCTCGTCGGGAGCGTACTCGAACTCGCCGCTCCGGATCCGCTCGAGGGCGTCGGCGACGCCGGCGTGGTCGTCGGGATCCACGACGATGCCGAACCCGTTCTCGGTGATCACGTCGGCGACCCGGAAGCTCGGGTCCACGATGGCGACGATCGGCCGACGCGCGCCGATGTAGTCGTACAGCTTGGAGGGGAGGTTGTGCTCGTTCCGCGGGTCGTCGCCGCCGACGTATAGAAGCGCGTCCGAGCCCTTCAGCTCGGCGACGATCTCCTCGTGCGGGACGAAGTCGTGTGGTTCGACGTAGTCCGTGACGCCGTGATTCGCGGCCGCTTCGGCGTAGGACTCGTTCCAGTCGCCGAAGAAGTGAGCCCGGACGTCAGCGTGCTCGCCGCGGGATTCGACGTAGTCGCTCAGCCCCCGGAGGAACGTGTAGGGCTCGATCCAACCCTCGTAGAACGACCCGGCGTAGGTGACGGTGAACTCCTCGTGACTCGCGGGGTCGACCGACTCGAAGCTCTGCTCGTCGAACCCGATCGGGGGGAGCTTGCGAACTCGATCACTCGGCACGTCGGGATACGTCTGTTCGAAGTAATCGTCGGGGATCTGGATACCGTCGTACCAGACAACGCGGTCCGCGTGTGTGAGGATGTAGCCTTCCAGCCGCCGGCGGATCCGCGCCGCGACGGAGTCGGGTTCGACGTCGGGGTTCTCGACCAGTGGGTCCCGGAACTCGGCGATCCATGGGGTGCCGGTCAGACGCGCGAGAATCCCGCCGGCGATCTGGAGTTGGGGCGGATTGCTGACGGAGTTGATCACGTCCGCCCGTCGGGCCGCCCGGAGATTCCGTACGATCCCGAGCGGCGTCCCGACCGGAGTCGGCTCGACGTACCCGACTCGCAGGTTCCAGCCGCGCTCGGCCAGCCGTTCCGCCCGGGTCTGGAACTTGGCCGCCCGGCCGGAGTTCTCGTCGAGTCGGCGGTTCGAGACGAGCAGGACGGTCCGGGAGTCGTCGGCACTCATCGAATCGGCCCCGCCATCCTCACTCCTTGTATCCCAGGTCGCGGAGTCGCGCTTTCACGTCCTCGTCCATCTCGACCTCGACGAGGTCCGAACCCGTCTCGTCGATGGCCCGGACGTGGTCGTCGATCGTCTCGCCCAGTCGCTCGGCGACCTCGGGGTGGTCGTCGATCACGTTCCGGTTCTCGTCGGGGTCCGCCTCGAGGTCGTATAGCTCCTCGCCGGAGTCGCGGCGGACGAACTTCCACTCCTCGTCGCGGTAGCCGAACCGGTTCTCCCCCTGTCGGTCGCTCCAGTCGCCGATGACGTGAGTCCGGGGCCAGTCGCCGCCCTCGACGATGGGCCTGACGCTCCACCCCTGGAAGGCATCGGGGACCTCGAGTCCCGCGTAGTCGACGAGAGTTGCCGGGACGTCCTGCAGGCCCACGAGTTCGTCGTACCGGCCCGAGCCCTCGATCCCGCCGAGGAAGAGCGGCACCTGCATCACCTCGTCGTAGAAGTGCGTGTAGTGGCTGAACTGGCCGTGATCGAGGAACTCCTCTCCGTGGTCGGCGGTGATCGCCGTCACCGGCTCTTCGCCCCAGGCCTCGGTGACCTCCTCGATCAGCCGGCCGATCTCGGCGTCCGTGTACTTGATCTCCGCGTCGTAGAGGTCGACGATCTCTTCGAGCTCCGAATCCGTGACGTTCTCCGGTTCCTCGATCATCTTCCGGCGGAGCTTGATCGACCGGTTCTCGGAGATGGGGTCGTCGCGGAACTCCCGCTGGTACTCGGCGGGCGGGACGTACGGGTGGTGGACGTCCATGTAGTGGACCCAGAGGAATCGCGGGCCACCCTCGTCTGCCGTCTCGACCCACTCCAGCGCGTTGTCCGTGATCTCCGTGGCGGTGTCGTAGGCCGACCCGACGTTAATGCCGGCGGTCCGTTCCGCGGTGTCGAACGCGGAGGCGAGGAGCTTGTA
Above is a genomic segment from Halorientalis sp. LT38 containing:
- a CDS encoding glycosyltransferase, which encodes MSADDSRTVLLVSNRRLDENSGRAAKFQTRAERLAERGWNLRVGYVEPTPVGTPLGIVRNLRAARRADVINSVSNPPQLQIAGGILARLTGTPWIAEFRDPLVENPDVEPDSVAARIRRRLEGYILTHADRVVWYDGIQIPDDYFEQTYPDVPSDRVRKLPPIGFDEQSFESVDPASHEEFTVTYAGSFYEGWIEPYTFLRGLSDYVESRGEHADVRAHFFGDWNESYAEAAANHGVTDYVEPHDFVPHEEIVAELKGSDALLYVGGDDPRNEHNLPSKLYDYIGARRPIVAIVDPSFRVADVITENGFGIVVDPDDHAGVADALERIRSGEFEYAPDEADVERFTRSHSLDAYLEALNAVADATDEE
- a CDS encoding sulfatase is translated as MKDVLLITIDSLRADHVGCFGYDRDTTPVIDEFAADGHTFERTFAHACSTRPSFPSIMSSSHALMHGGFEMMTEGRTMVAEVFDDGGYQTAGFHSNLYLSADFGYDRGFDFFYDSKTDPGTTARIRQFVKDRLDQDGLLYKLLASAFDTAERTAGINVGSAYDTATEITDNALEWVETADEGGPRFLWVHYMDVHHPYVPPAEYQREFRDDPISENRSIKLRRKMIEEPENVTDSELEEIVDLYDAEIKYTDAEIGRLIEEVTEAWGEEPVTAITADHGEEFLDHGQFSHYTHFYDEVMQVPLFLGGIEGSGRYDELVGLQDVPATLVDYAGLEVPDAFQGWSVRPIVEGGDWPRTHVIGDWSDRQGENRFGYRDEEWKFVRRDSGEELYDLEADPDENRNVIDDHPEVAERLGETIDDHVRAIDETGSDLVEVEMDEDVKARLRDLGYKE